In Camelina sativa cultivar DH55 chromosome 16, Cs, whole genome shotgun sequence, a single window of DNA contains:
- the LOC104750851 gene encoding LOW QUALITY PROTEIN: uncharacterized protein LOC104750851 (The sequence of the model RefSeq protein was modified relative to this genomic sequence to represent the inferred CDS: inserted 1 base in 1 codon) encodes MASQSSSXFLVILFIFIYAASISSSLLVRAHEQDGDNEEEIRSVGRRFLLGFKETSKGSNVTFACSPSGPCVSCNSSEKRKEKYRCSETGYRIAFKCKEVKEVDKHKKDEGDETQNGQSNRDDGEETKTRKLVADDDSPVSKVKKSQSYKTYRSCVPSADEEKISVLGFESMMLGLFLLSGTAIYIRKKQTVPMLGVSGARSQSNSRF; translated from the exons ATGGCTTCTCAGAGCTCTT CTTTTTTGGtcatcctcttcatcttcatctacgCTGCTTCAATTTCATCCTCTCTTCTCGTCAGAGCACATGAACA AGACGgagataatgaagaagagatcaGAAGCGTTGGTCGTAGATTCCTTCTAGGTTTCAAAGAAACTTCAAAAGGAAGTAACGTTACCTTCGCATGTTCTCCTTCAGGTCCTTGTGTTTCCTGTAATTCCTCCGAAAAG AGGAAAGAGAAGTATCGATGTAGTGAAACTGGTTATCGTATAGCTTTCAAATGTAAAGAGGTGAAAGAAGTTGATAAACACAAGAAAGATGAAGGAGATGAAACACAGAACGGTCAATCGAACCGCGACGACGGAGAAGAAACGAAAACGAGGAAGTTGGTGGCTGATGATGATTCGCCTGTATCGAAAGTGAAGAAGTCTCAGTCTTACAAAACTTACAGAAGCTGTGTGCCTTCTGCAGATGAAGAGAAGATATCAGTTCTTGGTTTTGAG TCGATGATGCTAGGATTGTTCCTGCTGAGCGGAACAGCTATATACATCAGAAAGAAACAGACAGTACCTATGCTTGGGGTATCAGGTGCAAGATCACAAAGCAATTCTCGGTTTTAA
- the LOC104750852 gene encoding probable LRR receptor-like serine/threonine-protein kinase At1g69990, translating into MKKNKKKKLCSSHDTLKKQTKPIMKTIVIFLFIIILIPFSYAEDDVLCLKGLKASLKDPSNQLSSWSFPNSSSSSSICKLTGVFCWNAKENRIISLQLQSMQLSGQIPESLKLCRSLQSLDLSDNDFSGLIPSQICSWLPYLVTLNLSGNKLGGSIPSQIVDCKFLNTLALNKNKLTGSIPSQLTRLNWLRRLSLADNDLSGSIPSELSHFGEDGFSGNAGLCGNPLSSCGAFTGKNLTIIAIAGVIGAFGSLCVGFGMFWWFFIRDGRNKNGYGAGKSKDDSDWIGLLRSHKLVQVTLFQKPIVKIKLVDLIVATNSFDPRNIVGTSRTGVSYKADLPDGSALEVKRLSNGCEVSEKQFRAEMSKLDQIRHPNLVPVLGFCFVEDERLLVYKHMANGTLYSQLQDCPIDWPTRVRIAVGAARGLAWLHHGSQPPCMHQYISSNVILLDEDFDARVMDYGLGKLVSSRDSKDNSFSNDELGEFSYVPPEYASTMVVSLNGDVYGFGIVLLEIVTGQKPFSINNGQEGFKESLVDWVGKHLSNGRSKDAIDRSIYGKGYDNEIMQVLLIACSCVVSRPKERPLMIQVYESLKNLGDQYVFFLEYSDEFPLIFNKQEQ; encoded by the coding sequence atgaagaaaaacaaaaaaaaaaagctttgctCTTCACACGATACCctaaagaaacaaaccaaacccatCATGAAGACGATCGTAATCTTCTTGTTTATCATCATCTTAATCCCATTTTCTTACGCCGAAGACGACGTGCTCTGTCTCAAAGGCCTTAAAGCATCACTCAAAGATCCTTCAAATCAACTCAGCTCCTGGTCTTTCCccaactcatcatcatcttcatcaatctGCAAACTCACCGGAGTTTTTTGCTGGAACGCTAAAGAGAATCGAATCATCTCTCTTCAGCTTCAATCAATGCAACTCTCTGGTCAAATCCCTGAATCTCTCAAGCTATGTCGGAGTTTACAATCTTTAGATCTTTCCGATAACGATTTCTCCGGTTTGATTCCTTCGCAAATATGTTCATGGCTTCCTTATCTTGTCACTTTAAATCTTTCCGGTAACAAACTCGGTGGTTCGATACCTTCTCAGATCGTTGACTGTAAATTCTTGAATACCTTAGCTCTTAACAAGAACAAGTTAACCGGTTCGATTCCTTCTCAGTTAACCCGTTTAAACTGGCTCCGACGACTTTCTCTCGCTGACAACGATCTCTCCGGTTCGATTCCTTCCGAGCTCTCTCATTTTGGTGAAGACGGTTTTAGCGGCAATGCTGGACTTTGCGGGAATCCGTTATCGAGTTGCGGTGCGTTTACCGGTAAAAACTTGACGATCATTGCGATCGCTGGCGTTATTGGTGCTTTTGGGTCGTTATGTGTTGGATTTGGGATGTTTTGGTGGTTCTTTATAAGAGATGGGAGGAACAAGAATGGTTATGGCGCCGGAAAAAGTAAGGATGATAGTGATTGGATTGGTTTGTTAAGATCACACAAGCTTGTTCAGGTAACTCTGTTTCAGAAACCAATAGTGAAGATTAAACTGGTTGATTTAATTGTAGCTACTAACAGTTTTGATCCCAGGAATATCGTTGGTACATCAAGAACTGGAGTTTCGTACAAAGCTGATTTACCTGATGGGTCTGCATTGGAGGTTAAGAGGCTTAGTAATGGATGTGAGGTTAGTGAGAAGCAGTTTAGGGCTGAGATGAGCAAGTTAGATCAGATCAGGCATCCAAATTTGGTTCCGGTTCTCGGGTTTTGCTTTGTGGAAGATGAGAGGTTGTTGGTGTATAAGCACATGGCTAATGGGACGTTGTATTCTCAGTTGCAGGATTGTCCTATAGATTGGCCAACTCGGGTTAGAATCGCTGTTGGAGCGGCTCGAGGGCTAGCTTGGTTGCATCATGGAAGCCAACCGCCGTGTATGCATCAGTACATTAGCTCGAATGTGATTCTTTTAGATGAAGATTTTGATGCTCGTGTTATGGATTACGGTTTGGGGAAGCTAGTGAGTTCCAGGGATTCTAAGGATAACTCATTTAGTAACGATGAGTTAGGTGAATTCAGCTACGTTCCGCCTGAGTATGCAAGTACCATGGTTGTGTCTTTAAATGGAGATGTGTATGGGTTTGGAATTGTGCTTCTTGAGATTGTTACTGGCCAAAAGCCTTTTTCGATTAACAATGGTCAAGAAGGGTTTAAAGAGAGTTTAGTAGATTGGGTGGGTAAGCATTTGAGTAACGGTAGAAGCAAAGATGCAATTGATAGAAGCATATATGGTAAAGGATATGACAATGAGATAATGCAAGTTTTGCTAATCGCATGTAGCTGTGTTGTATCAAGGCCTAAGGAAAGACCGTTGATGATCCAAGTTTATGAATCTTTGAAGAATTTGGGAGATCAATATGTTTTCTTCCTTGAGTATAGTGATGAGTTTCCTCTCATCtttaacaaacaagaacaatga
- the LOC104750850 gene encoding CLAVATA3/ESR (CLE)-related protein 26, translating to MRNHRSLRLQLLIRTLFTVGLVTLIMIDAFVLQNNNETDKTKEITTAATMNNYDSNAASFIHAKEIQQEHDEDRSRHGDLSYVVSKRKVPRGPDPIHNRRARNSRRPPGRA from the exons ATGCGAAATCACCGTTCCCTTCGTCTCCAACTGTTGATCCGTACGCTATTTACGGTCGGTTTAGTCACTCTTATTATGATCGATGCGTTTGTATTACAAAACAACAACGAGAccgacaaaacaaaagagattacTACAGCTGCGACAATGAACAACTATGATTCCAATGCGGCGTCCTTTATACACGCCAAGGAAATACAACAAGAACATGACGAAGATAGATCAAGACACGGTGATCTTAGCTACGTTGTCAGCAAAAGAAAAGTGCCTCGTGGACCCGATCCTATACACAACAG GAGAGCAAGGAACTCAAGACGACCACCGGGGAGAGCATAA